A DNA window from Armatimonadota bacterium contains the following coding sequences:
- a CDS encoding sialate O-acetylesterase, protein MQTKMSLIALLLAALTPHAGAQESSPANLPFVSPMFSSHMVLQRDMKVPVWGWTTPGARVNVIMNGSVSQAKAGADGKWEARIGPLKAGGPYSLFVTGPRSVSFEDVLVGDVWLCSGQSNMEMGIGLVNDAQKEIAAANYPKIRLFNVAKTFNTVPQSTLKGEWLLCTPDNIKRGPWEGFSAAAYFFGRELNKQLNVPIGLIQSAWGGTNAESWTGAEGLAAMPDFAADLKLRADYNAAPAGATPPGPIKDNVNFPTVLYNGMISPVIPFAIKGAIWYQGEGNAGRAYQYRTLLPTMIGDWRHRWNEGRFPFLIVQLAGFMQRKAEPADDAWAELREAQYLTAATGKNIGIATAVDIGDAGDIHPKNKQEVGRRLALVALARFCGKKVAYSGPEYRSMKIEKGAIRLTFDHVGGGLVARDGKTGGFAVAGEDRKFVWADVKVEGDTLVVSAAGVPNPVAVRYAWDANPETSIFNGDGLPLFPFRTDNWPLSTQPK, encoded by the coding sequence ATGCAGACGAAAATGTCACTGATTGCGCTGCTTCTCGCGGCGCTGACGCCCCACGCCGGCGCTCAGGAATCCAGCCCCGCGAATCTCCCCTTCGTAAGCCCCATGTTCTCCAGCCACATGGTCCTGCAGCGCGACATGAAAGTGCCGGTCTGGGGCTGGACCACGCCCGGCGCACGCGTGAACGTCATTATGAACGGATCGGTCTCCCAGGCCAAAGCCGGCGCCGACGGGAAATGGGAAGCGCGCATCGGACCGCTGAAGGCCGGAGGCCCTTACTCGCTCTTCGTGACCGGCCCCCGCTCCGTTTCCTTCGAGGACGTGCTGGTCGGCGACGTGTGGCTCTGCAGCGGCCAGTCCAATATGGAAATGGGCATCGGCCTTGTGAACGACGCCCAGAAAGAAATCGCCGCCGCGAACTACCCGAAGATCCGTCTGTTCAACGTTGCCAAGACCTTCAACACCGTGCCGCAATCCACCCTCAAGGGCGAATGGCTCCTCTGCACGCCGGATAACATCAAACGGGGTCCGTGGGAGGGCTTCAGCGCAGCCGCATATTTCTTCGGACGCGAACTGAACAAGCAGCTGAACGTACCGATCGGCCTTATCCAGAGCGCCTGGGGCGGCACGAACGCCGAGTCGTGGACCGGCGCCGAAGGCCTCGCCGCGATGCCGGATTTCGCCGCCGATCTCAAGCTCAGGGCCGATTACAACGCCGCGCCCGCCGGCGCCACTCCCCCCGGTCCGATCAAGGACAATGTCAACTTTCCAACGGTGCTCTACAACGGGATGATCTCGCCGGTTATCCCCTTCGCCATCAAAGGCGCCATCTGGTATCAGGGTGAAGGCAACGCGGGGCGGGCGTACCAGTACCGCACGCTGCTGCCGACTATGATCGGCGACTGGCGCCATCGCTGGAACGAAGGGCGCTTCCCGTTCCTTATCGTCCAGCTTGCCGGCTTCATGCAGCGCAAAGCGGAGCCCGCCGACGATGCCTGGGCCGAACTCCGCGAGGCACAGTACCTGACCGCCGCCACGGGGAAGAATATCGGAATCGCCACCGCCGTCGATATCGGCGACGCGGGCGACATCCACCCGAAGAACAAGCAGGAAGTTGGCCGGCGCCTCGCTCTCGTTGCCCTCGCCAGGTTCTGCGGCAAGAAGGTGGCGTATTCCGGACCGGAGTACCGCTCGATGAAGATCGAAAAAGGAGCAATCCGCCTGACATTCGACCATGTGGGCGGAGGCCTGGTCGCCAGAGACGGAAAGACGGGCGGCTTCGCCGTCGCCGGTGAAGACCGCAAGTTCGTGTGGGCTGACGTGAAGGTCGAGGGCGACACCCTGGTCGTCTCGGCGGCCGGCGTGCCCAATCCGGTCGCCGTCCGCTACGCCTGGGACGCCAACCCCGAGACCAGCATATTCAACGGGGATGGCCTGCCGCTCTTCCCGTTCCGAACCGACAACTGGCCGTTGAGCACGCAACCGAAGTGA
- a CDS encoding GHMP kinase, producing the protein MKRTIHSTAPARIDLAGGTLDIYPLYLFEEFGLTVNAAINVGSTVKIEERDDKRIVLRAEDIDLEQHADCVQELDVKGKLPLLARVVKHYLKDYDRGVNVTTLSRAPKGSGLGASSCLLITLSGALNEIAGKGLDKSQIVHTASHLEAQVIEIPTGNQDYYAAAYGGVNALWFLPGEDKVESLGDAALAELNKRVVLSYTGETRFSGTSNWIMMCRYIDDAEGERDKLRSIKDTAVAMREAIVRGNWDHFAQQVDDEWRNRRGLARGVTTPKIDRIMSSAKEAGALASKICGAGGGGCMISVVEPGSREPVEKAIAAAEGQVLPFEVVAQGLRVWED; encoded by the coding sequence TTGAAAAGAACCATCCACTCCACGGCGCCCGCGAGGATAGACCTTGCCGGCGGAACCCTGGATATCTACCCCCTTTACCTCTTCGAGGAGTTCGGCCTCACCGTCAATGCCGCCATCAACGTCGGCAGCACGGTGAAGATCGAGGAACGTGATGACAAGCGCATCGTTCTGAGGGCGGAAGACATCGATCTCGAACAACACGCTGACTGCGTGCAGGAACTGGACGTGAAGGGCAAGCTCCCGCTTCTGGCCCGCGTGGTGAAGCATTACCTCAAAGACTACGATCGCGGAGTTAACGTCACCACGCTGAGTAGAGCGCCCAAGGGGAGTGGCCTGGGCGCCAGTTCGTGTTTGCTCATCACACTCAGCGGCGCCCTGAACGAAATCGCCGGGAAGGGCCTGGACAAGAGCCAGATCGTGCACACAGCCTCCCACCTGGAAGCCCAGGTGATCGAGATTCCGACCGGCAATCAGGATTACTACGCCGCGGCCTACGGCGGTGTGAACGCGCTCTGGTTTCTTCCGGGTGAAGACAAAGTGGAATCGTTGGGCGACGCCGCCCTTGCCGAATTGAACAAGCGCGTGGTTCTCTCCTATACCGGCGAGACGCGCTTCAGCGGCACCAGCAACTGGATCATGATGTGCCGCTACATCGATGACGCCGAGGGCGAGCGAGACAAACTGCGCTCCATCAAGGACACCGCCGTCGCCATGCGCGAGGCTATCGTGCGCGGAAACTGGGACCATTTTGCCCAGCAGGTTGATGACGAGTGGCGCAACCGCCGGGGCCTCGCTCGTGGTGTCACCACGCCGAAAATCGACCGCATCATGTCCTCCGCCAAAGAGGCCGGGGCGTTGGCCAGCAAGATCTGCGGCGCCGGCGGCGGCGGGTGCATGATCTCCGTTGTTGAACCGGGCAGCCGCGAGCCGGTTGAGAAGGCCATCGCGGCCGCCGAGGGACAGGTGTTGCCGTTTGAGGTGGTCGCCCAGGGTCTGCGCGTCTGGGAAGACTAG
- a CDS encoding PIG-L family deacetylase, with amino-acid sequence MQFKIPTAGVYVPDEKPEAEALSRTTHMGISAHQDDIEIMAMEGVINCFGLADKWFAGVIVTNGAGSARDDMYANYTDAEMQKIRRLEQKKAAFVGEYGAQVFLDFPSSAVKDPAATGPVEDLAALLLAARPEIVYTHNLADKHPTHIGTAMKVLAAIRSLPRDKRPKTLLGCEVWRDLDWMIDADKHVMRLDAHENIQTALVSVFDSQVVGGKRYDLATMGRRRAHATYHESHAVDASHLLNFAMDLTPLIEDDTLSPMDHVLAHIERFTGEVKANLAKFA; translated from the coding sequence ATGCAATTCAAAATACCGACCGCCGGCGTATATGTGCCGGATGAAAAGCCTGAGGCCGAAGCCCTCTCCCGGACAACCCATATGGGCATCTCGGCCCATCAGGATGACATCGAGATCATGGCCATGGAGGGTGTGATCAACTGCTTCGGCCTGGCGGACAAATGGTTCGCCGGCGTGATCGTCACCAACGGCGCCGGCAGCGCCCGCGATGATATGTACGCCAACTACACCGATGCCGAGATGCAGAAAATCCGCCGCCTCGAGCAGAAGAAGGCCGCATTCGTCGGCGAATACGGCGCCCAGGTCTTCCTCGATTTCCCCAGCAGCGCCGTCAAGGACCCCGCCGCGACCGGCCCGGTCGAGGACCTCGCGGCGCTGCTTCTGGCCGCGCGGCCGGAAATCGTGTACACCCACAATCTCGCGGACAAGCACCCGACCCACATCGGCACCGCGATGAAGGTCCTCGCCGCCATCCGGTCGCTTCCCAGGGATAAGCGTCCCAAAACGCTGCTCGGCTGCGAAGTGTGGCGAGACCTGGACTGGATGATCGACGCGGACAAACACGTGATGCGCCTCGACGCGCACGAGAACATCCAGACCGCCCTGGTGAGCGTGTTCGACTCTCAGGTCGTCGGCGGCAAGCGCTACGATCTGGCCACCATGGGCCGCCGCCGCGCTCACGCCACCTACCATGAAAGCCACGCGGTTGACGCCAGCCACCTTCTCAATTTCGCGATGGACCTGACGCCCCTCATCGAGGACGATACGCTCAGCCCCATGGATCACGTTTTGGCCCACATCGAGCGGTTCACGGGCGAAGTGAAAGCGAATCTGGCGAAATTCGCATAG